Genomic segment of Calditerricola satsumensis:
TTGCCCTGGATGTACGAGGCGAGGCGCTCCAGGCCGTAGGTGATCTCCACGGCCACCGGATGGCAGTCGAGGCCGCCGACCTGCTGGAAGTAGGTGAACTGGGTGATCTCCATCCCGTCGATCCACACTTCCCAGCCCAGGCCCCATGCCCCCAGCGTCGGCGCCTCCCAGTTGTCCTCGACAAAACGGATGTCATGTTCCTCCGGCTTGATGCCAAGGGCGCGGAGGCTGTCGAGGTAGATCTCCTGCACGTTGTCCGGCGACGGCTTGAGGATCACCTGGAACTGGTGGTGCTGGTAGAGGCGGTTGGGGTTCTCCCCGTAGCGCCCGTCGGCCGGGCGGCGGGAAGGCTCCACGTAGGCCACGTTCCACGGCTCCGGACCGATGACGCGCAGGAAGGTGGCCGGATTCATCGTTCCCGCGCCGGTTTCGATGTCGTAGGGCTGCACGATGAGGCAGTTTTGCCTGGCCCAGAAGGCCTGCAGGGCCAGCACCATGTCCTGAACGTTCACGGCGGACACCTCCACGCTTTGATGGGTTTGCCGTACGTGCAACAGAAAACCTCCCGCCCCCAGCGCCATGCGCTAGGGACGGGAGGTGCCTCCCGCGGTTCCACCCTAGTTGGCCGACGGACACGCGTTGCCGCGCACGCCGCACCCGCTTCGGCTCACCTGCCGCGCGGCGCCGTCGACCCCCTCATCGACCATCGCTCGAGAGCGCCCTTCACCAGGACTGCCGCCGGGCTTCCACCCTCCCCGGCTCGCTGGGAGGCAGCGCCCCTGGCTACTCCTCTCTCTCATCGCTGGGCCGTATGCCGTTGTCACGCGTCAGATTGTCGTACTTTTAACGATACCGAAACGCCAGCGGCATGTCAAACGTTCCCGCCTTTGCCCCCCATCCCGCGCGGGTTTTGTTCTTGTACCCAATACGGGAAACCGAAAAACATTCTGTGACGCTGGGCACTTTGTCACAGACATCGCGATTGCGAGATGAGAGAGTGAAATTGAAAACGGATCCACGGGAGGGCTATCGATGAAGGCGGCTGTTCTCAAGGGTTTTAAGGAAAAGCTGGAAATCCAAGAGATGCCCACTCCGGAAATCGGCTATGGGGAAGTCCTCGTAAGAATCAAAGCGTGTGGTGTGTGTCATTCCGACCTGCATTTGGCACGTTCCGATTGGTCACTGAAACCTAAACTTCCCGCCATCCTGGGGCATGAGGGAGTGGGCGTCGTCGAGG
This window contains:
- the glyQ gene encoding glycine--tRNA ligase subunit alpha; translated protein: MNVQDMVLALQAFWARQNCLIVQPYDIETGAGTMNPATFLRVIGPEPWNVAYVEPSRRPADGRYGENPNRLYQHHQFQVILKPSPDNVQEIYLDSLRALGIKPEEHDIRFVEDNWEAPTLGAWGLGWEVWIDGMEITQFTYFQQVGGLDCHPVAVEITYGLERLASYIQGKDNVFDLEWGSGLTYGDVFKQPEYEHSKYTFEVADAAMLFRLFADYEREAQRALEAGLVFPAYDYVLKCSHTFNLLDAQGAISVTERTGYIARVRNLARACAQAYLAERERLGFPLLKRSGEPAQPASDETVGIGNPVKGE